Proteins encoded together in one Halorubellus sp. JP-L1 window:
- a CDS encoding CPBP family intramembrane glutamic endopeptidase: MSVLRESNSTRLRASLRGVLPAAVTLLVLLAGRAAIQTVFEPAGTALSAAETVSIRVLLFALYVATIGIALRIATTLDRRRYAEFGLSVDAAWLGNFAAGTVISAAGIALSLWWGVARGHRAVDLSSAASGVDEPLLVAVALLAFALYFLLGNVYEEVVYRGIMLQNFAEGLSARGRSPAWAVVPATAGSLLLFGAYHVPLRGNVVVGVDAAMVGVTFALAYLLTGDLGLPLGVHFGRMSLELLSGFEMLGVELTAALTIARNTLPANLEVRLLELGCVCLLVVAWAYLTEGHVGVAKDVYEPTRGDVDARGDAADD; encoded by the coding sequence GTGAGCGTCCTTCGCGAATCGAACTCGACCCGGTTGCGTGCGAGCCTCCGCGGCGTCCTCCCCGCCGCCGTAACGCTCCTGGTGCTCCTGGCCGGGCGCGCGGCCATCCAGACCGTCTTCGAGCCGGCGGGAACGGCGCTCTCCGCGGCCGAGACGGTCTCGATCCGAGTCCTCCTGTTCGCCCTGTACGTCGCGACGATCGGGATCGCGCTCCGGATCGCCACGACGCTCGACCGTCGGCGGTACGCGGAGTTCGGGCTCTCGGTCGATGCGGCGTGGCTCGGGAACTTCGCCGCCGGGACGGTCATCAGCGCGGCCGGAATCGCACTGTCGCTCTGGTGGGGCGTCGCCCGCGGCCACCGCGCCGTCGACCTCTCGTCGGCAGCGAGCGGCGTCGACGAACCGCTGCTCGTCGCGGTCGCACTCCTCGCGTTCGCGCTGTACTTCCTGCTCGGGAACGTCTACGAGGAGGTCGTCTACCGGGGGATCATGCTCCAGAACTTCGCGGAGGGGCTCTCGGCGCGCGGTCGCTCGCCGGCGTGGGCCGTCGTCCCCGCGACCGCCGGGAGCCTGTTGCTGTTCGGCGCGTACCACGTCCCGCTCCGCGGGAACGTCGTGGTCGGCGTCGACGCCGCGATGGTCGGCGTCACGTTCGCGCTGGCGTACCTCCTCACCGGCGACCTGGGGCTCCCACTGGGCGTTCACTTCGGTCGGATGTCGCTGGAACTCCTGAGCGGATTCGAGATGCTCGGCGTCGAACTCACGGCTGCGCTGACGATCGCGCGGAACACGCTCCCGGCGAACCTCGAAGTGCGGCTCCTCGAACTCGGGTGCGTCTGCCTGCTCGTCGTCGCCTGGGCGTACCTGACCGAGGGTCACGTCGGAGTGGCCAAAGACGTCTACGAACCGACTCGTGGCGACGTGGACGCCAGGGGCGACGCTGCGGACGACTGA
- the proS gene encoding proline--tRNA ligase, with protein sequence MSGEQELGVTESKNHNTGEWYAEVVQKAKLADYAPIGGFIVTRPRGYELWERLQNHLDGWFKETGAQNAYFPLLIPESFLEREADIVEGFDPEVAWVTHGGYDELEERLAVRPTSESIITPFMAEWTRSHRDLPLRLNQWASVVRWEATETKPFFRTKEFLWQEGHTAHATEDGAMDEVMMRLGQYERLYEDVLAIPVLRGQKPDHDKFPGADVTTTVEALMPDGKSVQGGTSHALGQSFAEAYDVTYTDEDEEERTAWTTSWGLSWRALGALIMTHSDDQGLVLPPAVAPEQVVVVPIWQEDTKDEVLQYATEVAAELEEEGDVRVHLDDRDERNPGFKYNEWELKGVPLRVEIGPNEVDDEVVTAVRRSDNQNQKRELERSNLVEAVDDQLETVFDELYETAAQNLVENVRSATEPEEIMGTIGQHGGFVKTPWCGDEACEEVIKEKVAAEIAMVPLEEGVAPEADVEGGEEVAVEGDECTMCGEPASEVAYFAKTY encoded by the coding sequence ATGAGTGGCGAGCAGGAACTCGGCGTCACGGAGAGCAAGAACCACAACACGGGCGAGTGGTACGCGGAGGTCGTCCAGAAGGCGAAACTCGCGGACTACGCGCCGATTGGTGGGTTCATCGTCACGCGACCGCGGGGGTACGAGCTCTGGGAGCGCCTCCAGAACCACCTCGACGGCTGGTTCAAGGAGACGGGCGCGCAGAACGCGTACTTCCCCCTGCTGATCCCGGAGTCGTTCCTGGAGCGGGAGGCGGACATCGTCGAGGGGTTCGACCCGGAGGTCGCGTGGGTGACTCACGGCGGGTACGACGAACTCGAGGAGCGACTGGCGGTGCGGCCGACGAGCGAGTCCATCATCACGCCGTTCATGGCGGAGTGGACGCGCAGTCACCGCGACCTCCCGCTCCGGCTGAACCAGTGGGCGAGCGTCGTGCGGTGGGAGGCGACGGAGACGAAGCCGTTCTTCCGGACGAAGGAGTTCCTCTGGCAGGAGGGGCACACGGCGCACGCGACCGAGGACGGCGCGATGGACGAGGTCATGATGCGCCTCGGGCAGTACGAGCGATTGTACGAGGACGTGCTCGCGATTCCGGTCCTGCGCGGCCAGAAGCCCGATCACGACAAGTTCCCGGGCGCGGACGTGACGACGACCGTCGAGGCGTTGATGCCGGACGGGAAGTCGGTGCAGGGCGGGACGAGTCACGCGCTCGGGCAGTCGTTCGCGGAGGCGTACGACGTGACGTACACGGACGAGGACGAGGAGGAGCGGACGGCGTGGACGACGTCGTGGGGGCTCTCGTGGCGTGCGCTCGGGGCGCTCATCATGACGCACAGCGACGACCAGGGGCTCGTGCTGCCGCCGGCGGTGGCGCCCGAGCAGGTCGTCGTCGTCCCGATCTGGCAGGAGGACACGAAGGACGAGGTCCTCCAGTACGCGACCGAGGTCGCGGCGGAACTGGAGGAGGAAGGTGACGTGCGCGTGCACCTCGACGACCGCGACGAGCGCAATCCGGGGTTCAAGTACAACGAGTGGGAGCTCAAGGGCGTCCCGCTCCGCGTCGAGATCGGGCCGAACGAGGTCGACGACGAGGTCGTCACCGCGGTCCGGCGGTCGGACAACCAGAACCAGAAGCGCGAGCTGGAGCGCTCCAACCTCGTCGAGGCGGTCGACGACCAGCTCGAGACGGTGTTCGACGAGCTCTACGAGACGGCCGCCCAGAACCTCGTCGAGAACGTTCGGTCGGCGACCGAGCCCGAGGAGATCATGGGGACGATCGGCCAGCACGGCGGGTTCGTGAAGACGCCGTGGTGCGGCGACGAGGCCTGCGAGGAGGTCATCAAGGAGAAGGTCGCGGCGGAGATCGCGATGGTCCCCCTCGAGGAGGGCGTCGCGCCGGAGGCGGACGTCGAGGGCGGCGAAGAAGTCGCGGTCGAGGGCGACGAGTGTACGATGTGCGGCGAGCCGGCGAGCGAGGTCGCGTACTTCGCGAAGACGTACTGA
- the gltB gene encoding glutamate synthase large subunit, giving the protein MADSGDDTGLADPTAARANCGVGVVMDFDASPSHDVVADGLDLLVNLEHRGTTGAEPDTGDGAGILLRRPDEFFAGVLDADLSDAYAVGSLYFPQDDAAREALQGLVAEELAARGVDVLEWRDVPTDASDLGATAREAEPDVWQVAVAPSDGQSADEFDTDLFVARKRIEHRVDGTAEAGDAPAFEHPDVDDAAADRFYVCSLDRQTLVYKGLLKGEQVRSYYPDLADERMASTFAMVHERFSTNTLGAWHLAHPYRNIVHNGEFNTLRGNVNWMRAREGDLATDAFDVDDVRPVIDDPEQSDTASIDNSLELLMEAGRDLPHALRTLVPEAWRGDDAMAQERKDFYDYHASLVEPWDGPALVAATDGERVGAVLDRNGLRPCRYDVTTDGRLVMASEAGALDVDEADVRERGRLEPGQCFLADPDEGVLTDDEVFAELTDERYAEWVDSEQVRLDDLTPGDDPTPGDERGDGERARAAPDEPAEGGVVDEVEDVRGTQAAFGYTHDEIDELVEPMSQKGKDPVGSMGDDTPLSVLSDHDRPLFSYFKQLFAQVTNPPLDYIREERVTSLETRLGRQRNLLAETPAHARQLVADSPVLSLAERDAIVELDGSNRANGLTSTVVDATYDPEATTLEAAVERIRADARDAIEAGTDVVVLSDRETGPERAAIPSLLATGGVHHHLVRTGARAKAGLVVDSGDPRTVHHHATLVGYGADAVCPYLAYETLADLTAGGDGASTDAALAAYRDALEGGLLKIMAKMGISTVESYQGAQVFEAVGLDADFVAEYFEGTENRTGGIDVADVGEDVAARHAFAFGDDPDLERQGEFRHRNGGRRHSWNPETVGALQRAVRTGDYEEYRNFASATNETPDDEAPEALRGLLEFDADARKSIPLGSVQPVHEIVERFSTAAMSLGSLSPEAHENNAVAMNRIGGKANTGEGGEPPERFDTEKECSVKQVASGRFGVTSTYLSSADEIQIKMAQGSKPGEGGHLPGEKVNEMIAHVRKSTPGVGLISPPPLHDIYSIEDLKQLIHDLKAASPDADINVKLVSEAGIGTVAAGVAKANADVVHISGHSGGTGASPKTSIKHAGLPWELGLAEAVQTLQRTGLRDRIRVTVDGGMKTGRDVAIAALLGAEEYVFGTASLVSSGCVMARQCHKNTCPVGVATQREELRERFPGEPEHVVNYMTFLAQELRETMAELGFETVEEMVGRVDCLEQRDVDHERASKLDLSGVLADVGDGPRTKVREQTHEVDAQLDWELLEDAEAAVADRQPVGVSATISNTDRAVGATLSHEVTKRHGETGLPAGTLTVDLEGTAGQSFGAFLASGVALHLRGGANDYVGKGLSGGRVVVDTPDRAGFDPSENVVAGNVALYGATDGECYLNGRAGERFAVRNSGAHAVVEGVGDHGCEYMTGGVVAVLGDVGANFAAGMSGGLAYVLDESEFFGDAESADVAFEDRVNEGMVHVEHDLDERDATVLRRLVENHHAYTGSERAAALLANWEAALAAFAKVLPDAYEEVLSERDGYDVRDSPPASATADAASARGYASSDD; this is encoded by the coding sequence ATGGCCGATTCGGGCGACGATACCGGACTGGCGGATCCGACCGCCGCGCGTGCGAACTGCGGCGTCGGCGTCGTCATGGACTTCGACGCGAGCCCCAGTCACGACGTCGTCGCCGACGGCCTCGACTTGCTCGTGAACCTCGAACACCGCGGCACGACCGGCGCGGAACCCGACACCGGCGACGGCGCCGGCATCCTCCTCCGTCGCCCGGACGAGTTCTTCGCAGGTGTCCTCGACGCCGACCTCTCCGACGCGTACGCCGTCGGGTCGCTCTACTTCCCGCAGGACGACGCCGCCCGCGAGGCGCTCCAGGGACTCGTCGCCGAGGAACTCGCCGCACGCGGCGTGGACGTCCTCGAGTGGCGGGATGTGCCGACGGACGCGAGCGACCTGGGCGCGACCGCTCGCGAGGCCGAACCGGACGTCTGGCAGGTCGCGGTCGCACCCAGCGACGGGCAGTCCGCCGACGAGTTCGACACGGACCTGTTCGTCGCACGGAAGCGCATCGAGCACCGCGTCGACGGCACCGCCGAAGCCGGCGACGCCCCGGCGTTCGAGCACCCCGACGTCGACGACGCGGCCGCCGACCGGTTCTACGTCTGCTCGCTCGACCGCCAGACGCTCGTCTACAAGGGCCTCCTCAAGGGCGAGCAGGTCCGCTCGTATTACCCGGACCTCGCCGACGAACGGATGGCGTCGACGTTCGCGATGGTGCACGAGCGCTTCTCGACGAACACCCTCGGCGCGTGGCACCTCGCGCATCCCTACCGGAACATCGTCCACAACGGCGAGTTCAACACGCTCCGCGGGAACGTCAACTGGATGCGCGCCCGCGAGGGCGACCTGGCGACCGACGCGTTCGACGTGGACGACGTTCGCCCCGTCATCGACGACCCCGAGCAGTCCGACACCGCGAGCATCGACAACTCGCTCGAACTCCTCATGGAAGCCGGCCGTGACCTCCCGCACGCACTCCGGACGCTCGTCCCGGAGGCCTGGCGCGGCGACGACGCGATGGCCCAGGAACGCAAGGACTTCTACGACTACCACGCGAGCCTCGTCGAGCCGTGGGACGGCCCCGCGCTCGTCGCGGCGACCGACGGGGAGCGCGTCGGCGCCGTCCTCGACCGGAACGGCCTCCGGCCGTGCCGGTACGACGTGACGACCGACGGCCGGCTCGTGATGGCGAGCGAGGCCGGCGCGCTCGACGTCGACGAGGCCGACGTTCGCGAGCGCGGCCGCCTCGAACCCGGCCAGTGCTTCCTCGCCGACCCCGACGAGGGCGTGCTCACCGACGACGAGGTGTTCGCGGAACTCACCGACGAGAGGTACGCCGAGTGGGTCGACAGCGAGCAAGTGCGTCTCGACGACCTGACCCCCGGCGACGACCCGACGCCCGGCGACGAACGCGGCGACGGCGAGCGGGCTCGAGCGGCGCCCGACGAGCCCGCCGAGGGCGGCGTCGTCGACGAGGTCGAGGACGTTCGCGGGACCCAGGCGGCGTTCGGGTACACGCACGACGAGATCGACGAACTCGTCGAACCGATGAGTCAGAAGGGCAAGGACCCCGTCGGGTCGATGGGCGACGACACGCCGCTGTCGGTGCTCTCGGATCACGACCGCCCGCTGTTCTCGTACTTCAAGCAGCTGTTCGCGCAGGTGACGAACCCGCCGCTGGACTACATCCGCGAGGAGCGCGTCACGAGCCTGGAGACGCGGCTGGGGCGCCAGCGGAACCTCCTCGCGGAGACGCCCGCGCACGCCCGCCAGCTCGTCGCTGACTCGCCCGTGCTCTCGCTCGCCGAGCGCGACGCCATCGTGGAACTGGACGGCTCGAACCGGGCGAACGGCCTGACGTCGACCGTCGTCGACGCGACGTACGACCCCGAGGCGACGACCCTGGAGGCGGCGGTCGAGCGAATTCGCGCGGACGCCCGCGACGCCATCGAGGCGGGCACGGACGTCGTCGTGCTCTCGGACCGCGAGACGGGCCCGGAGCGAGCGGCGATCCCGAGTCTGCTCGCGACCGGCGGCGTCCACCACCACCTCGTCCGCACCGGCGCTCGCGCGAAGGCAGGGTTGGTCGTCGACTCCGGCGACCCCCGGACCGTCCACCACCACGCGACGCTCGTCGGGTACGGCGCGGACGCGGTCTGTCCGTACCTCGCGTACGAGACGCTCGCCGACCTCACCGCGGGCGGCGACGGCGCGAGCACCGACGCGGCGCTCGCCGCGTACCGCGACGCGCTCGAGGGCGGGCTATTGAAGATCATGGCGAAGATGGGGATCTCCACCGTGGAGTCCTATCAGGGCGCGCAGGTGTTCGAGGCCGTCGGCCTCGACGCGGACTTCGTCGCGGAATACTTCGAGGGCACCGAGAACCGCACGGGCGGCATCGACGTCGCGGACGTCGGCGAGGACGTCGCCGCCCGGCACGCGTTCGCGTTCGGCGACGACCCCGACCTCGAGCGTCAGGGCGAGTTCCGGCACCGCAACGGCGGGCGCCGGCACTCCTGGAACCCGGAGACCGTCGGGGCGCTCCAGCGCGCCGTGCGGACTGGCGACTACGAGGAGTACAGGAACTTCGCGAGTGCGACGAACGAAACGCCCGACGACGAGGCCCCGGAGGCGCTCCGCGGCCTGCTCGAGTTCGACGCCGACGCGCGCAAGTCAATCCCGCTCGGGTCCGTCCAGCCGGTCCACGAGATCGTCGAGCGGTTCTCGACGGCCGCGATGAGCCTCGGGAGCCTCTCTCCCGAAGCGCACGAGAACAACGCGGTCGCGATGAACCGGATCGGCGGGAAGGCGAACACGGGCGAGGGCGGGGAGCCGCCCGAGCGCTTCGACACCGAGAAGGAGTGCTCGGTGAAGCAGGTCGCCTCGGGCCGCTTCGGCGTGACGTCGACGTACCTCTCGAGCGCGGACGAGATCCAGATCAAGATGGCGCAGGGCTCCAAGCCCGGCGAGGGCGGGCACTTACCCGGTGAGAAGGTCAACGAGATGATCGCGCACGTCCGGAAGTCCACGCCCGGCGTCGGCCTCATCTCGCCGCCGCCGCTGCACGACATCTACTCGATCGAGGACCTCAAGCAACTCATCCACGACCTGAAGGCGGCGAGTCCGGATGCGGACATCAACGTGAAGCTCGTGTCCGAGGCGGGTATCGGAACGGTCGCGGCGGGCGTGGCGAAGGCGAACGCGGACGTCGTCCACATCAGCGGGCACTCGGGCGGAACGGGCGCGAGTCCGAAGACGAGCATCAAGCACGCGGGCCTGCCGTGGGAGCTCGGGCTCGCGGAGGCCGTCCAGACCCTCCAGCGAACGGGTCTCCGTGACCGCATCCGCGTGACCGTCGACGGGGGCATGAAGACCGGTCGCGACGTCGCGATCGCTGCACTTCTGGGCGCGGAGGAGTACGTGTTCGGGACGGCGAGCCTCGTCTCCTCGGGCTGCGTGATGGCGCGCCAGTGCCACAAGAACACCTGCCCGGTCGGGGTTGCGACCCAGCGCGAGGAGCTCCGCGAGCGCTTCCCGGGCGAGCCCGAGCACGTCGTCAACTACATGACGTTCCTCGCACAGGAGCTCCGCGAGACGATGGCGGAGCTCGGGTTCGAGACGGTCGAGGAGATGGTCGGGCGCGTCGACTGCCTCGAACAGCGCGACGTCGATCACGAGCGCGCGAGCAAGCTCGACCTCTCGGGCGTCCTCGCGGACGTCGGCGACGGCCCGCGGACGAAGGTCCGCGAGCAGACCCACGAGGTCGACGCCCAGCTCGACTGGGAGCTCCTCGAGGACGCCGAGGCCGCGGTCGCGGACCGCCAGCCCGTCGGCGTCTCGGCGACGATCTCGAACACGGACCGCGCGGTCGGCGCGACCCTCAGTCACGAGGTGACGAAGCGCCACGGCGAGACCGGACTGCCAGCCGGCACGCTCACCGTCGACCTGGAGGGGACGGCGGGGCAGTCCTTCGGTGCGTTCCTCGCGTCCGGCGTCGCACTCCACCTCCGCGGTGGCGCGAACGACTACGTCGGGAAGGGCCTCAGCGGCGGTCGGGTCGTGGTCGACACGCCCGACCGCGCCGGGTTCGACCCGAGCGAGAACGTCGTCGCCGGCAACGTCGCACTGTACGGCGCGACCGACGGCGAGTGCTACCTGAACGGGCGCGCAGGCGAGCGCTTCGCGGTCCGGAACTCGGGCGCGCACGCGGTCGTCGAGGGCGTCGGCGACCACGGCTGCGAGTACATGACCGGCGGGGTCGTCGCCGTCCTCGGTGACGTCGGCGCGAACTTCGCCGCCGGCATGAGCGGCGGTCTCGCGTACGTCCTCGACGAGAGCGAGTTCTTCGGCGACGCCGAGAGCGCCGACGTCGCGTTCGAGGACCGCGTGAACGAGGGCATGGTGCACGTCGAGCACGACCTCGACGAGCGCGACGCCACCGTCCTCCGCCGGCTCGTCGAGAACCACCACGCATACACGGGGAGCGAGCGCGCCGCCGCGCTCCTCGCGAACTGGGAGGCCGCACTCGCCGCGTTCGCGAAGGTCCTCCCCGACGCCTACGAGGAGGTGCTCAGCGAGCGCGACGGCTACGACGTCCGCGACAGCCCGCCCGCGAGCGCCACCGCCGACGCCGCGAGCGCGAGGGGGTACGCGAGCAGCGACGACTGA
- a CDS encoding zinc ribbon domain-containing protein: protein MSPSTDDGCPKCGHQDAITDSISTTGGGLSKMFDVQSKNFDVISCANCGYSELYRSDRRRGSDLADVFFG, encoded by the coding sequence ATGTCGCCCTCCACCGACGACGGCTGCCCGAAGTGCGGGCATCAGGACGCGATCACGGACAGCATCTCGACCACCGGCGGCGGCCTCTCGAAGATGTTCGACGTCCAGTCGAAGAACTTCGACGTGATATCCTGTGCGAACTGCGGGTACTCCGAGCTCTACCGATCGGACCGCCGCCGCGGGAGCGACCTCGCCGACGTCTTCTTCGGATGA
- a CDS encoding NAD-dependent epimerase/dehydratase family protein: protein MDSAFVVGGTRFVGRHLVEDLLEHDYDVTIFNRGTHENPFAEDDRVTRVEGDRTDDGDLASAARQSEYDAVFDVVAYQPREVRTATRIFDDADAYVYVSSGDSYGNEEIPKREGALRASSERASSAERSSADHSSGHRPREDGDAASREGALQRVDGATALRPCSDEQATDDTSETYGNRKAEGDRAVFAAAEERGLRAMAVRPCIVYGPHDYTERLDFWIDRVLNADRVVVPGDGTNVWHRAYVEDVASALRVVAEEGTAGEAYNVGDRRLVTLEEMLDLIGDCLDDARAAPAGAGEFEVVHASERELSIADLSGDDYVLYRDYPHVLDTTKLASLGWASTPLREAMQRTVDDHLASDRDGSEHDPGRENERALLDVLDTL, encoded by the coding sequence ATGGACAGCGCATTCGTCGTCGGCGGGACGCGATTCGTCGGCCGACACCTCGTCGAGGACCTCCTCGAGCACGACTACGACGTCACGATCTTCAACCGCGGCACCCACGAGAATCCCTTCGCCGAGGACGACCGCGTGACTCGCGTCGAGGGCGACCGCACGGACGACGGCGACCTCGCGAGCGCCGCCCGCCAGAGCGAGTACGACGCCGTGTTCGACGTGGTCGCGTACCAGCCCCGGGAGGTCCGCACGGCGACGCGTATCTTCGACGACGCCGACGCGTACGTCTACGTCTCCTCCGGCGACTCCTATGGAAACGAGGAGATACCGAAGCGCGAGGGCGCGCTTCGCGCGTCCTCGGAACGAGCGAGTAGCGCGGAACGAAGTTCCGCGGACCATTCGAGCGGGCATCGCCCGCGAGAAGACGGCGACGCCGCGAGCCGCGAGGGCGCGCTCCAGCGGGTAGACGGTGCCACCGCGCTGCGGCCGTGTAGCGACGAGCAGGCGACCGACGACACCTCGGAGACGTACGGGAACCGGAAGGCCGAGGGCGATCGCGCGGTGTTCGCGGCCGCCGAGGAACGCGGGCTGCGCGCGATGGCGGTCCGGCCCTGCATCGTCTACGGCCCGCACGACTACACGGAGCGCCTGGACTTCTGGATCGACCGCGTCCTGAACGCCGATCGCGTGGTGGTGCCGGGAGACGGGACGAACGTCTGGCATCGCGCGTACGTCGAGGACGTCGCGAGCGCGCTCCGCGTCGTCGCCGAAGAGGGGACGGCGGGCGAGGCGTACAACGTCGGCGACCGCCGACTCGTCACGCTCGAGGAGATGCTGGACCTGATCGGGGACTGCCTCGACGACGCCAGGGCCGCACCCGCCGGTGCGGGCGAGTTCGAGGTCGTGCACGCGAGCGAGCGCGAGCTCTCCATCGCGGACCTCTCCGGGGACGACTACGTCCTCTACCGCGACTACCCGCACGTCCTCGACACGACCAAGCTCGCCTCGCTCGGCTGGGCGTCCACGCCGCTGCGCGAGGCGATGCAGCGGACCGTCGACGACCACCTCGCGAGCGACCGCGACGGCAGCGAGCACGACCCCGGCCGCGAGAACGAACGGGCGCTGCTCGACGTCCTCGACACGCTCTGA
- a CDS encoding inorganic phosphate transporter, protein MVELLLVVGVAVSLFVGFNIGGATTGPAFGPAVGSKSISKTGAAALMAVFFFVGAWTIGREVVDTLGNDLITQSGVFTLESSIVLLFFIGGALFVGNYFGVPASTSMTAVGAIAGLGVATGSLDWTVMGSIAVWWIVAPIVGFWTSAMIGRYLYPRINRWVAIETTEGALFEIDRSGVVPRPTAGPNTTRRELFGGTVVIFIGCLMAFSSGTSNIANAIAPLVGAEVVELNTMIILGCGAVAVGAFTIARRTLDTLGDDITDLPLTAAIVVAVVSSTIVIFLSVIGIPASFVIIATTSIVGLGWGRATRTAKVTEVVSGEESPSVSVGALTAEEPGEEAPAIGDEEPDDIPSAADLFDPATTGRVLVMQNVVPLLSTIGAYAMFTLLFAVWWT, encoded by the coding sequence ATGGTCGAACTTCTTCTCGTCGTCGGCGTCGCCGTCTCGCTGTTCGTCGGATTCAACATCGGTGGTGCCACCACGGGACCGGCGTTCGGGCCCGCAGTCGGCTCGAAGTCGATCTCGAAGACGGGTGCTGCCGCCCTCATGGCAGTGTTCTTCTTCGTCGGCGCGTGGACGATCGGCCGGGAGGTCGTCGACACGCTCGGGAACGACCTCATCACGCAATCGGGCGTGTTCACGCTCGAATCCAGCATCGTCCTCCTGTTCTTCATCGGTGGCGCGCTGTTCGTCGGGAACTACTTCGGCGTCCCCGCCTCGACCTCTATGACCGCCGTCGGCGCGATCGCCGGTCTCGGCGTCGCCACGGGATCGCTCGACTGGACCGTCATGGGGAGCATCGCGGTCTGGTGGATCGTCGCCCCCATCGTCGGCTTCTGGACGTCCGCGATGATCGGTCGCTACCTCTATCCGCGCATCAACCGCTGGGTCGCCATCGAGACCACCGAGGGCGCGCTGTTCGAGATCGACCGCTCCGGCGTCGTGCCGCGACCGACCGCGGGCCCGAACACGACCCGCCGGGAGCTGTTCGGCGGCACGGTCGTCATCTTCATCGGGTGCCTGATGGCGTTCTCCTCGGGGACTTCGAACATCGCGAACGCGATCGCGCCCCTGGTCGGCGCGGAGGTCGTCGAGTTGAACACGATGATCATCCTCGGCTGTGGCGCGGTCGCCGTCGGCGCGTTCACGATCGCGCGCCGCACGCTCGACACGCTCGGCGACGACATCACGGACCTCCCGCTGACGGCGGCGATCGTCGTCGCCGTCGTCTCCTCGACGATCGTCATCTTCCTCTCCGTCATCGGCATTCCCGCGTCGTTCGTCATCATCGCCACGACCTCCATCGTCGGCCTCGGCTGGGGGCGCGCGACCCGGACCGCGAAGGTGACCGAGGTCGTCAGCGGCGAGGAGTCCCCGAGCGTCTCCGTCGGCGCGCTCACCGCGGAGGAACCCGGCGAGGAAGCGCCCGCGATCGGCGACGAGGAACCCGACGACATCCCGTCCGCCGCGGACCTCTTCGATCCCGCGACCACCGGCCGCGTCCTCGTGATGCAGAACGTCGTCCCGCTCCTGTCGACGATCGGCGCGTATGCGATGTTCACGCTCCTATTCGCCGTCTGGTGGACCTGA
- a CDS encoding DUF445 family protein, translated as MNPQRVDFAVDLAYGIAIAAAIGLVLLVETVVGIAFGMGVLVSYVIHIAWKMARFDPEWMTREVAEAVEETVSEEVEKTVEDTVGKEVKETVGKTVEDTVNEKVEETVGKEVEKSVGETVSKEVDEVAEKVEKTVEETVSKEVEETVGKEVEETVSQEVDEVAEKVGETVTEEVSKEVEETVEHTVSEKVEETVGKEVEETVEETVEDTVEKTVEETVEDTVEETVEETVEDTVEETVEETVEDTVEETVEETVEDTVEETVEETVEDTVEEKVEEVVDGEGTADAAEEDDGSEEKASQ; from the coding sequence ATGAATCCGCAACGCGTCGACTTCGCGGTCGACCTCGCGTACGGGATCGCGATCGCGGCCGCCATCGGGCTCGTCCTCCTGGTGGAGACGGTCGTGGGGATCGCGTTCGGGATGGGGGTTCTCGTGTCGTACGTCATCCACATCGCGTGGAAGATGGCGCGGTTCGACCCCGAGTGGATGACTCGGGAGGTCGCCGAAGCCGTGGAGGAGACCGTGAGCGAGGAAGTCGAGAAGACCGTGGAGGACACGGTCGGGAAAGAGGTCAAGGAGACCGTCGGGAAGACCGTCGAGGACACGGTCAACGAGAAGGTCGAGGAGACGGTCGGGAAGGAAGTCGAGAAGTCCGTTGGCGAGACGGTGAGCAAGGAGGTCGACGAGGTCGCGGAGAAGGTGGAGAAGACCGTCGAGGAGACGGTGAGCAAGGAAGTCGAGGAGACGGTCGGGAAGGAGGTCGAGGAGACGGTGAGCCAGGAGGTCGACGAGGTCGCGGAGAAGGTCGGCGAGACGGTCACCGAGGAGGTCAGCAAGGAGGTGGAGGAGACGGTCGAGCACACGGTCAGCGAGAAGGTCGAGGAGACCGTCGGGAAGGAAGTCGAAGAGACGGTCGAGGAGACGGTGGAGGACACTGTCGAAAAGACTGTCGAGGAGACGGTGGAGGATACTGTCGAAGAGACGGTCGAGGAGACGGTGGAGGATACTGTCGAAGAGACGGTCGAGGAGACGGTGGAGGATACTGTCGAAGAGACGGTCGAGGAGACGGTGGAGGATACTGTCGAAGAGACGGTCGAGGAGACGGTGGAGGACACTGTCGAGGAGAAGGTCGAGGAAGTCGTCGACGGCGAGGGGACCGCCGACGCAGCGGAGGAAGACGACGGGTCCGAGGAGAAAGCGTCCCAGTAA